Within the Dysgonomonadaceae bacterium PH5-43 genome, the region CCAGGAGCTTCACTAATAGAAATTCTTTTTTCGTTAAACACATCATAAGAAAGAGAGGTTGATTTACCTGTCCACATTTTCACTGCCATAGTTTGCATTGCAGGAAATACTCGATGATGAATATCTTTCGTAGAAATACCATTATTTGTATGGTCATTCCAAACAGCAAACATACCTCCTAAAATTTGAGGGTGTCTATCTTCAAACTCTTTTCCGCCGATATTAGCCGGAGTCCAATTATTATATAGGTGTTTTGTATTTAGATAATCATAATAATAACCTGCATTCGGAACCAGATACACCAAACCATCAGGAATACTTACAAGTTGATAACCCTTTTCCATCATAACGTCTGGTTGAGCATAAGGATTGTGCCACGACCACATAACTACATCTTTAGACTTAACTGGAGTTTCTCCATTAGCGTGAGTCAATGCTCCCCAAACACAAGCTTGTTTTCCAAAACTTTCTATATAACGTATATAGTAATCCGTAAAATAACGGAATTTTTCCACAACCTCTTTTTCTTTATTCGAATATTCATCAGTACCAACGTGCACCTTCTCTCCTATAAAAACTGGATTATCACCACCTAAATACTCTTCGAATAACTTATCAAAAAATTCATAAGTAGTAGGCTTGAATAAGTCAAGATGATCCATTCCGTATTTCTCACTGCCTAATTCGGGATTATATTGAGCAAAAGCCAAAGAGTGAGCAGGAATATCTATTTCTGGAATAATCTCAACAAAATTTGCAATTCCCAATTTTTGAAGATCAATAAACTCTTGCTTTGTGTACGAGCCATCTTGCGCTGTAAGCCCTGGAAATGTTTCACACTCTAAACGGAATGCCGCCTGTGTTTTATTCCAATCATCTTGAAAATACTGCTTAAAGCCATTATCATTCAAATGTATATGAAAAGTATTCATTTTATAATACGCCATAAACTTTACATAATCTTGCAAGAAATGAAGAGGAATAAACTTACGACCACAATCAAGCATAAACCCACGCAAAGGATAATCAGGGAAATCTACAATTTCGCCCTTCAACAAAGCCGAAGATTCGCTTTGCTCTGTCATCTGAAGTAATGTGCGAGTTGCCCAAAATGCTCCCACTGGTTTATTTGCCAATATTGTAACTTTGTCTGATATTTTAATTTTATAACCCTCATCTCCTATTTTCTTATCTTTGACAAGTTCAACAACAAAATCTCCAGCTTTGGCTTTTCCTATCACTACCTGTAGTTTAACACCAAACATTTCAAGATAGTCGGCAGCAAAAGCATCTGCCACCTGCTGTAACTCTGGTGATTTTGAAGAATACACAATTCGAGTTTGCGAAGAAGGAATAAACTCCCCATCTCCTCCTTTCCATTCTTTAAGCTCTGGTATTACAAACGGTTTTTCATTAACGGTTTTAGAATAGACTAAGTTAGCCGAAACCAACAAAACAGACACACATAGAAATAATAATCGTTTCATGTTATTTTTTATGATTTTAAAATTAAGTTAGAGCCACAAAAGTAATACTATTTAATGAAAATACAAATTTTAAAGATATATTTTAATTTTCAATGTTTGGTTAAATAACATATAAAAAATAAGAATCGATACAAAGCAAAAACTTTTCGAGTAACAGAAAAACGGCACACGCAGAATAAAAAGCGTCAAAACTTCCTTTATCCCAATTTATCAAAAAAAAGCTACCTGAGAATTCGTTTATTAGAATTTAAGTATTCATTTAGTTTTTCAGAAACAATCTTAGCTCCGTGACTACTTAAATGATTTCCATCACTATAACAAGTATCAGGCATAACAAAATCAGAATAATTAATAAAATTAACATCTGGATAATCATTTTTTATTTTTGATGTTGTTTCTTCAAAGGTTTGTTTGTAAAACTCTGGAATTTGCTCTAAATACCCTAAAAAAAGAGGACTCGTATACAAGATGAGTTTCACTTCGTATCGCCTACATAAATCCATTATTTTCCACAAATACTCAACAGAAATCTCCGAAACATCTAAATTTTCAAAATCAAATTGCCCAGCAGCATCACAAAACGAATCAATACTGGCACCTTTTGCAGCACTAAAATACCGTCCCCTAAAAGGCAGTTCTTTTTTACTAAAATCAGAATTAAGAGTTTTGCATATTAAATTAATATTATCTTTTGTTGGAACCCCACATTTCCAACCCAAAAAATTTCTAAAATATATTAAATCAGAGGCATATAAAAGCCTAAGTTCATTATCATTTAATAATGCAAAGTATTTTGGGAAGGAAGCATTTTTATTATAATTATTAAAAAGAGAATTATCCGTCGCACTCGCTAAGTTAGAGTAAGTGTACCCCAAAACAACAGTTTTTAATTGAGGATTATTTTTCAAAAAACACCTTAGGCGTACATACGTAAACAAATAATGCTCTCCAAGAATAAATTGATTATCTGAATAATTAATATACTGTGGGTCCAAAGACAAGCCAACATGAGAATCTCCAATCATCAATATACTCTTAGAATCCTCAATCTTAAAATTATTTGAATTTAATATATTCTTTTGAACACAACAATGCCCTACCAATGAAATTGGCACCACTATAGTCAAAACAAAAACAAAAAACGAGCCTATGACCTTAAAGAATTTCTTCATTTATATTAAAATTGAAAATAAATAAACGGAGCTTCAGCTCCTCCATAATTAAAAATCAACCAAACAACAAAAACATATATTAACCAGCGAATATGTCTATTCTTTATTTTAACTACATCCAAACCATGCTGGCAATCTCTTTGCATCCATTCAACAGTAAACAAAATCAGAATCAGCAATAATATTATCAATCCTGAATGAAATGCTTCGAAGGGGAATGAAATTATAGACTTATCAAATATTCTCTTTATATAATCTCCAGCCTGAGCAATACTCTCAGCTCTAAAGAATATCCATGCAAACATTGCCAAAACAAATGTTGATAGCATCTGCCAAGTTTCTTTTATGTTCGGCAAAATCTTACCTTCGGCAACTACGTTGAGGTATTTTCTATTCTTTCCCCCTAATAATAACGGTATAAAATATATAGCGTTTATTAATCCCCAAACTATGAATGTCCAGTTAGCTCCGTGCCAAAAGCCACTAACTAAGTAAACAATAAAGGTATTTCTGATTACTTTTGATTTGCAAACTCTACTACCGCCCAATGGTATATAAATATAATCTCTGAACCACGTAGTTAGCGAGATATGCCAACGACGCCAAAACTCTGCTATATCTCTTGAAAAATATGGATAGGCAAAGTTGCGCATAAGATTAACGCCAAACAAACGAGCAGTTCCTATGGCTATATCAGAATAACCTGAGAAGTCGCAATAAATCTGAACAGAAAAAAAGAAAGCTCCTAATATTAAGCTACTGGCTGGAAGTGTCTCGTAATTTTCAAATATATGGTCTGTGCAAATAGCACAATTATCAGCTATTGCCATCTTCTTGAATAATCCCCATAGAATTTGGCGCATACCATCTACCGCTTTATCGTACTCAAAAACTCGTTTTTTGTAAAATTGAGGCAGTAGATTAATGGCACGCTCAATAGGTCCGGCTACTAACTGAGGAAAGAAACTTACGAAGGCAAAGAAAGACACAACATCTTTTGTTGGTTCAAGCTTTTTCTTATAAACATCTATTGTATAACTTAATGCCTGAAATGTGTAGAAACTTATACCTACAGGAAGAATAATTTTCAATGTATGTATATTTAATTCTCTACCAAACAAAGCAAATGCATCTACAAAGGCTTCAATAAAGAAGTTAAAGTATTTGTAGTAGCAAAGTATTCCTAAATTAAGTATAATATTTCCTGCGGTAACCCATAGAGAGTAACGTTTTAGCTTTTTTTCTTCTTTAACTTTGTCTCTAATCTTCACAATTAGAACTCCGCTAAACCAACTTGCTAAGGTTGTGAAACCCATTAGTAATAAGAATCGCCAATCCCACCAACCATAGAAGATGTAACTTACAACAACTATAAATAGATTTTGTAGTTTAATATTATGATTAAATACAAACCAATAAAGAAGAAAAACTATTGGAAGAAATATTGCAAAATCGAGAGAGTTAAATAGCATAAAATTAGAGTATAGCGCTTTAAATTAAGCACAAAGGTAAAAAAAAATCACAAACCGACACTACTATACTCTATTTTCAAAACATCAAGACAACAATACACACTTCACGCGCGTATAGGGGAGTTTTATTTTTCTACCCTTCACACTCCTGTTTTCCGCGATTTTTCCAAGAATCATTCTATTTTTATCATAACTCCCTGATAATCAATTGTGGCATTTGGCTATTTGGGTGACCCAGCGAGGAAAACATGAAGTAATACTATTTAACAAAAATGCAAATCTTAAAGATATACTTTAATTTTCAATGCTCAGTTAAATAACATATAAAACAGTGCAAAATAATAAGTATTTCAAGCGAAAGCTTTATATTTTTTCTATTTCACTCAAATTCTTGACATTTTCTCTACTTACTTATTTTTACAAGACTTCTCTTTTCTCTATTATTTTGATATTATCGACCCTTTGCTTAAATTAAGAAAGGAGACAAGAGAGCAAGCAAACTACCACAATAGGCAACTATCTGTAATTCCTTAACTCTCGGAGAAGAGCGTGAAAATTAGCGAGTGGACAAATGGTCGGCTATTTCTCTCTCACGAAGACTTTCGCCGCTTCTTAAAAGAACTCCTTAGTTGCTCTTAGTAGATGGGTGAGCTGCTTGTTACTATATACCCCCTGTCGCTCTTAGTAGATACCCCTCGTCTTTCTTAGTAGATAGGCGAGCTGGTTCTTAGAAGAGACCCGATGCAGCTCTTAGTAGAACCTCCCCGTCTTTATACTTAAGACACCCCGCCGTTCTTAGTAGAGAGACATCGCCTCTCTTAGTAGAGAGGGAAGGGGTCTCTTAGTAGAGAGACGACCCTAAGTGAAGCTTTGCATTTTAACAATCTGCGTCGAAGTCGCTATTTATTCTCATTACCTCCTCTATATCTGAAATAGAATACCCCCTCCCAACGGCAAAACGCATTAATTTCTGCTTTATTTCGTAATCATTTTTGCCTTTCACGCTTTTACGCTTATTATCTATCAGGGTTTTTAGCTGGATTCTCACATCTTCTTTGTCTACTATCGACAAACAGTCATTAATTACAGACTCTGAAATGTTCTTTTTTTTTAATTCAAACTTGATTTTATGTAGTCCCCACTTATTATACCTTATTTTATCATTAACAAATGCTCTACAGTAGCGTTCTTCGTCTATGAATTTTTCTTTTTTTAGATAAGTAATTAGATTTATCTTTTCTTCTTCTGTCAACTCCCAGAGATTCATCTTTTTTCGCACATCGTAAACGCATTTTTCACCTTTACTGCAATAGGTCGCTAATCTATAAAGAGCTTTATCGTAAGTCATAACAATTATTGTAAATACGCTTTTATCATTCTATCTTTTCCTGATATATCTTGAAACAACTTCGCACTATATCCCTTTTGTAAAAGCATATCAAGGGTTTGTTTTCCAAACATAGCACTTGTCTCGAAGTATAATTTACCTTTTTCGCTTAAACTCGTTAAACCAAGAGATGCTATTGCTTCGTAAAACAATAAAGGTTGTTCTTCGGGAACAAACAATGCTAAATTGGGCTCATAGTCTAATACATTTTCTTTCATAATTTTCTTTTCCGAAGGAACTATATAAGGTGGATTACTTACTATAATATCCCATTTGGTGTTCTTAATTATTGAATTCGGCTCTAAGTTCAAAATATTTTCGTTAAGCAAGGTTATTTTCACATTGTTAGCAACGACATTATCGGCAGCAACAATCAAAGCTTCTTCCGAAACATCTACAGCAAAAACTTTTGCAGCAGGTAAATTTTTCGCTAATGAAATTGCTATGCACCCCGACCCTGTACCTATATCCAATATATTTATCTCGTCGGTTTTATTTGTTTCTCCGAGTATCAGGTCAACCAACTCTTCTGTTTCGGGACGAGGAATAAGCACCGACTCGTTTACCTTAAACATAAGATTATAAAACTCCGTTGAACCCAAAACATACTGTATAGGACGATGCAACTTCAACTCTTCTACAAACTTGTGGAAGTTCTGAGTTTCATTTGCAGATAATTGCTTATCTTTGTCTCGCAAAAGAGTGTGTTTGTCTTTTTTACAAATATACTGAAGCAGGAGATAGCCAAGAGACTGTATTTCGGACTCTGAGTACTGAGTTTTCAGGCTTTCTTTGATATATAACAATGCTGTTTGCATAATGCAAAGTTAATTATTTTATTTGGAAATAAACAATAAATATATGCGCCGATGCTTAGAACTGGCTTCTAAAGGCAGAGGTTTTGTAGCCCCCAACCCATTGGTGGGAGCTGTTATTGTTCACAATGGCAGAATAATCGGAGAGGGCTATCATCGAAAATACGGAGAGGCACACGCCGAAGTAAACGCTATAAACTCCGTCAAAAACAAGGAACTACTCAAAGACTCTACCATTTATGTAAATCTTGAACCTTGTTCGCACTATGGCAAAACACCTCCGTGTGCAAAAAGAATAATAGAAGAAGGAATCCCCAGAGTTGTTATCGGACACGAAGATCCTAATCCTAAAGTATCAGGCAGAGGTATAGCTATGCTTAAAGACAACAACATTGAGGTTGTTTGCAATGTACTTAAAGACGAAGCAGAACAACTAAATGTTCGTTTCATTACATCTATCGTAAAAAAGAGACCTTACATAATATTAAAATGGGCTCAATCGGTCGACGGATTTATAGACAAATATAGAGAGCTAAACGACGGACAGTTGCCTGTTAAATTCTCTGACGAATATACTCAAACTCTTGTTCATAAATTAAGAGCAGAAGAATCGGCTATTATAATAGGTAGTCGCACCGCATTATTAGACAACCCTCAACTAAACGTTCGCTATTGGCACGGCAACAATCCGCAAAAGATAATAGCTGATAGCCGCAAACCTCTAAACTCTACACTTAACGATCTTTATTCGGAGGGAATACAATCTTTAATCGTTGAAGGGGGGACTAAACTAATAACCAGTTTTATTAATCAGGATTTATGGGACGAAGCTCGGATAGAAATCAGCCATATTAACTTGTTGCAAGGCATTGAGGCTCCTAAAATAAGAGGAACTCTTACATTTGTTCAAAAATGTAAAAAATCCGAGATTTTGTTTTATAAGCCCTAAAAATGTATAAATATTAACTAACTTGAGTGATTTAGTGAAAAATGTTTCTACTTTTGCACATTAAATGCTTTAGGCGTAAACTTATTAAGATGAAATTTAAGACCATTTTGTACATATTTATATGTTCATTTGTTTTAGTGAATATGACATCGTGCTTAGGCGATGACGATGACGAGAATTTTATATCAAAAGACTCTCATTTAATTTATATGAGTTTCTCTTCCCGAGAAATCACTGCACTAAACTCTACTTCTTTCTCTATCGACAATGTAAGAAACATCATTTACAATCAAGATTCTTTACCTTATCTTACTGATATAGAAAATAAAAGCGTACTTCTTACTTACACTACAGGCTCCAATTCGAGTAATTTTGAAGTTACAATAGATAACGAAGCTACCTTTTTCAAGAGTGGAGACTCTATTGCTATTGACCAGATTAACCATATCAATATTTACGCTATTAATGGTGATAAAAAAACTTACGCCTTCAATCTTAACATTCATAAAGTCGACCCAGACTCTATACAATATAAACTTATTGATGAAGATGTTGACATATTAGCTTGGGGAACTAACAAAACTATCTCTACTGAAGACTCTTATCTTACTTATATAAAAAAAGATAACGACTTAATTTATCTTTTTGAATGGAATAATGATTTCTCTGAATATACACAACAAACGCTTACTGGATTACCTTTCAACACTATTATATCAAACATTCAATTGGCAAACAATGGAGTATTTTACTCCAACACTACTGATGGCGCATTATGTTCTTCTACCGATGGTGTTAATTGGTCAGTTATGAATTTCGACTATCCTGTAAAAGCCGTACTTGGAAGTATAGATGGTTTCTTGTGTCTTATATTTGAACAAGGAGAATATTTATCTTTAGGTGCTTATTCTGAAAACAACATTTCTTACGGAGATAAACTCCCAGAGAACTTCCCAACTGAGAACTTTTCTATCGTAAACAAAAATAACTCCTTATATATATATGGTGGTTTAACATCGGTGTGGGCTACAGACAATGGCAAACATTGGGTTTCATTAGATAATCCCAATCAAAATTATCCAGATATTAAAAACGGGAATGCGTTTACTTACGACAACAAAACTTATTATATAGGTGGCATATTACCTGACGGCACTTACAACTCAACTATATACACATCTTTGAATGGTGGGTTAGTTTGGGATACTGAAGGTTCTAATACTAAAGCTCCAGAATCTTTTGTATTAAGAGAAGGCGCTTCGGTTGTTACAGATAATAAGTATTTTTATATTATAGGCGGAAACAACACTCTCGAAAACCCATCTCGTTTAACCGACATTTGGCAATCAGGAGTTAATTCCAAGCTTTTTGAATAATATAAAGTGGATTAAATATATAATTTTGGAGCATTTTTAACGTTCTCTTTAGATAAAGACGTTTTATGATTTTTGCTTCAATACATATAAAAGAGAAAATAAAAGTATTAACACTTATACTTTGTTTGGTTAGTTGTGCGGTAGCGACCGCTCAAGAGTACAGATATGAATTAGGAGGAATGGCTGGCGCATCTATGTATATGGGCGATGCAAACCAATCTTCATTAACAAAAGGCTGGAACCCTGCTGGTGGAGTCGTTTTTAGAAACAACCTAAACTTCAGATGGGCGATAAAAGCAAATTTATTAATGGGGAAAGTATCTGGTAATACTGCCAACTTCGACAATGTATATCCTAATAAAACTCAAATATCTTTCGATAGAATGTTTTATGAATTAGGAGGACATATTGAGTTTAATTTTCTTCCTTACAGCGATAAGTATTCATATCTGGGAACAAGCAAAATATCTCCTTATTTATTAACGGGCTTAGGATTAACTATGGCTCCAGGAGATGGAAGAACATTCTTCGGAATAAACTTCCCTTTAGGTATAGGTGTAAAATATAAATTGAAAAACAAATTGAATATAGGTGCTGAGTTTGTATCTCACAGATTATTTAGCGATAGCTTTGATGCTCGTTCGTATGGAGATATAACATTAGAAGACCCTTATTCAATAAAAAGCGGAATATTTAAGAATAAAGATTGGTATAATACTTTTCTTATTTCTATTACATGGGAATTTGGAATAAGAGATTATAGATGTATAGGAGACTGATGAAAGAGCAAATTGACTTTACAAGATTACCGGTTCACGTAGCTATTATAATGGACGGTAACGGACGCTGGGCTAAACAACAAGGAATGGACAGACACATAGGACATCAAGAAGGTGCCGTATCTGTTCGTAACATCGTGGAAACTTCAGCAGAAATAGGAATTAAATACCTAACACTATACACCTTTTCTACCGAAAACTGGAATCGCCCTAAAGAAGAAGTTGATGCTCTAATGGAATTATTGGTAATAACTATCAAAGACGAAACTCCTCGCTTAATGAAAAACAATGTAAGATTGTTGGCTATTGGTGATTTAGAGCGTTTACCAGAAAAGAGCAAGAACACTCTAAAAGAATGCATTAACGAAACAAGTAATAACACTGGTTTAACTCTTATTTTAGCATTAAGTTATTCTTCTCGATGGGAAATAACAAGAGCTATGCAGTTGATAGCTCAAGATATTAAAGATAATAAACTAAGCTCAAACGACATAAACGAAGAGCTAATAGCAGGGTATCTTACTACCAAAAATATCCCAGACCCTGATTTGCTTATAAGAACAGGGGGAGAACATCGTATTAGCAATTATCTACTTTGGCAATTAGCTTATTCCGAATTGTATTTTATGCCTGAATACTGGCCTGAATTTAGAGAGGAAAGTCTTTACAAGGCTATTTACGATTACCAGCAAAGAGAGCGACGCTTCGGAAAAACAGGCGACCAAGTAAAAAATATTAACGAATAGTAATTTAGAAATTATATGTATAAAAACTTTCTACTCTTTTGTCTTTTGTCTTTTGTGAGTTTCAACTTGTTTGCTCAAGAAGAAACAGCACAAACTTCACAAGAAAAACTACCTGTTGTTACGTACAGTATGAACAGTAACTATAAAAAATACACAATAGCTGACATAAAAATTTCCGGAGTAGAAAATTATGGTTATGAAGACTATGTATTAATAGGAATATCGGGGCTATCTATCGGAGATAAAATTAGTGTGCCTGGGGAAGAACTAACAAATGCCCTGAAAGCTTATCTAAAGCAAGGGTTATTCTCGTGGGGAAAGATACTTATAAACAAACAAACGAATGACAGTGTTTGGATAGAGATAGCATTAACTCCTAACCCTCTTATTTCTTCTATAGAGTTTTCTGGTGTAAAGAAAAGCGAACGAGAAGACTTAGAAGGCAAAATAGGCTTATCTAAAAACTCTCAACTTACCCCTAATATAATAAACAGAGTAAAAAAGAGAGTAAAAGACTATTTCGGTGAAAAAGGATTTAGTAATGCCGAAGTTACTATTCAGCAACGAGATGACTTATCTAACGAGGGTAAGGTTATATTAGATATAGCTGTTAATAAGAATGCCAAAACCAAAGTTAAAAACATATACATAATTGGTAATGAAGAGTTATCCGACTATGACCTTAAGATGGCAATGAAGAAAACTAACGAAGGTTTCTCTTTACGTAAAAATGCAAAGCTAAGTTTACGTAAACTATTCAGTTCTAAGAAGTTTGTAAAAGATGAATTCAGCAACGACCTTCAGTTCATTGTAGATAAATATAACGAAAAAGGATACCGAAATGCTCAAATTGTATCTGACAGTTTGGTTACGGTCGACGACGGCAAGAAGGTTGATGTATATATTACTGTACACGAAGGAGAACAATTTCACGTCAGAAATATAAACTGGATAGGAAACACTAAATATTCATCTACAGTTTTAGGAGATGTACTCGGAATGCAACCTGGAGATGTTTACGATATGAACAAACTAAACAATCGTTTATTTGTAGAAGAAGACGCTGTTGTAAATTTATATATGAATAGTGGTTATATGTTTTCCGACTTAGAGCCCGTTGAAGTAAACATAGAAAACGACTCTATCGATGTGGAAATTAGAATACAAGAAGGTGTGCAGGCTACTATTAACCGTGTAAGTATATCTGGTAACGATAGAATATACGAAGACATTATACGAAGAGAACTTTTCACTAAACCAGGACAGCTCTTCAACAAAGAACTTATAATGATGTCGTGGAGAGAGCTTGCTCAAATGGGACACTTCGATGCTGAAAACGTAAACATCGATACAAATCCCGATGTAGAAGCAGGAACTGTTGATATTACTTTCGATTTAACTCCTAAAGCTAACGACCAGATAGAGTTTTCGGCTGGATATGGACAAACTGGTCTTATAGGACGTTTAAGCTTAAAATTCTCTAACTTCTCAATGAAGAATCTTTTCAATCCAAGTTCTTACAAAGGATTTCTACCTCAAGGAGAAGGACAGACACTTA harbors:
- a CDS encoding hypothetical protein (product_source=Hypo-rule applied; cleavage_site_network=SignalP-noTM; pfam=PF19755; superfamily=110296); this encodes MKFKTILYIFICSFVLVNMTSCLGDDDDENFISKDSHLIYMSFSSREITALNSTSFSIDNVRNIIYNQDSLPYLTDIENKSVLLTYTTGSNSSNFEVTIDNEATFFKSGDSIAIDQINHINIYAINGDKKTYAFNLNIHKVDPDSIQYKLIDEDVDILAWGTNKTISTEDSYLTYIKKDNDLIYLFEWNNDFSEYTQQTLTGLPFNTIISNIQLANNGVFYSNTTDGALCSSTDGVNWSVMNFDYPVKAVLGSIDGFLCLIFEQGEYLSLGAYSENNISYGDKLPENFPTENFSIVNKNNSLYIYGGLTSVWATDNGKHWVSLDNPNQNYPDIKNGNAFTYDNKTYYIGGILPDGTYNSTIYTSLNGGLVWDTEGSNTKAPESFVLREGASVVTDNKYFYIIGGNNTLENPSRLTDIWQSGVNSKLFE
- a CDS encoding hypothetical protein (product_source=Hypo-rule applied; cleavage_site_network=SignalP-noTM; pfam=PF19573; superfamily=56925), whose product is MIFASIHIKEKIKVLTLILCLVSCAVATAQEYRYELGGMAGASMYMGDANQSSLTKGWNPAGGVVFRNNLNFRWAIKANLLMGKVSGNTANFDNVYPNKTQISFDRMFYELGGHIEFNFLPYSDKYSYLGTSKISPYLLTGLGLTMAPGDGRTFFGINFPLGIGVKYKLKNKLNIGAEFVSHRLFSDSFDARSYGDITLEDPYSIKSGIFKNKDWYNTFLISITWEFGIRDYRCIGD
- a CDS encoding undecaprenyl diphosphate synthase (product_source=KO:K00806; cath_funfam=3.40.1180.10; cog=COG0020; ko=KO:K00806; pfam=PF01255; superfamily=64005; tigrfam=TIGR00055), encoding MYRRLMKEQIDFTRLPVHVAIIMDGNGRWAKQQGMDRHIGHQEGAVSVRNIVETSAEIGIKYLTLYTFSTENWNRPKEEVDALMELLVITIKDETPRLMKNNVRLLAIGDLERLPEKSKNTLKECINETSNNTGLTLILALSYSSRWEITRAMQLIAQDIKDNKLSSNDINEELIAGYLTTKNIPDPDLLIRTGGEHRISNYLLWQLAYSELYFMPEYWPEFREESLYKAIYDYQQRERRFGKTGDQVKNINE
- a CDS encoding outer membrane protein insertion porin family (product_source=KO:K07277; cath_funfam=3.10.20.310; cleavage_site_network=SignalP-noTM; cog=COG4775; ko=KO:K07277; pfam=PF07244; superfamily=46785,81296; tigrfam=TIGR03303), which translates into the protein MYKNFLLFCLLSFVSFNLFAQEETAQTSQEKLPVVTYSMNSNYKKYTIADIKISGVENYGYEDYVLIGISGLSIGDKISVPGEELTNALKAYLKQGLFSWGKILINKQTNDSVWIEIALTPNPLISSIEFSGVKKSEREDLEGKIGLSKNSQLTPNIINRVKKRVKDYFGEKGFSNAEVTIQQRDDLSNEGKVILDIAVNKNAKTKVKNIYIIGNEELSDYDLKMAMKKTNEGFSLRKNAKLSLRKLFSSKKFVKDEFSNDLQFIVDKYNEKGYRNAQIVSDSLVTVDDGKKVDVYITVHEGEQFHVRNINWIGNTKYSSTVLGDVLGMQPGDVYDMNKLNNRLFVEEDAVVNLYMNSGYMFSDLEPVEVNIENDSIDVEIRIQEGVQATINRVSISGNDRIYEDIIRRELFTKPGQLFNKELIMMSWRELAQMGHFDAENVNIDTNPDVEAGTVDITFDLTPKANDQIEFSAGYGQTGLIGRLSLKFSNFSMKNLFNPSSYKGFLPQGEGQTLTLSGQTNGRYYQSYSVSFFEPWLGGKRPNSLSLSAYYMIQTGIDSRSYNNSYFNNSYYYDNYGYGYDYAYDDNQSMKIFGVSAGYGKRLSWPDIYFNLMAEVTYQRYMMKNWNYFIVENGNANSLSLGLTLSRNSTDNQLYPRSGSTFSLSVSATPPYSLWDGVDYANLSKTDPEMFKWVEYHKWKFKGRLFIPLANREKVKKTPVLMSRIELGFLGSYNSDKYNPFETFYVGGDGMSGYSTLYANEMIGLRGYEGGALTPYQDGYAYSRFGLEFRYPLMLQPSSTIYALAFVEAGNAWSKLNEFNPFDLKRSAGIGARVFLPMIGLLGVDWAYGFDSPYPGTARSGSRMHFILGQEF